In Janibacter alkaliphilus, the following proteins share a genomic window:
- a CDS encoding SDR family oxidoreductase codes for MRVVVTGGLGAVGSRVVQQLRSQDHDAVVASRRTGVDVATGEGLEAMLEDAEAVVHTADSASPRARSLREITVGGTRRVAEAAARAPRRPHLVTLSIVGCAEVPYVYYRAKAAADEAVLASEASATVVAATQFHSLAAYFARLGRIGPVVLGLRGMRIQPVEIDWVAQRLAEIAVGQAPSDAVRGPDLTGPASFDVATISRLVAEHHGRRAPRPVALPAPGRTLGGFAGGAILPGPDAEVGGLPFAEWLAAQPVPLRGR; via the coding sequence ATGCGCGTCGTCGTCACCGGTGGGCTCGGGGCCGTGGGCTCCCGGGTGGTCCAGCAGCTGCGCTCGCAGGATCACGATGCGGTGGTCGCCAGCCGCCGCACCGGGGTGGACGTCGCAACCGGTGAGGGGCTGGAGGCGATGCTCGAGGACGCCGAGGCGGTGGTGCACACGGCTGACTCGGCCTCGCCCCGGGCGCGGTCGCTGCGCGAGATCACCGTCGGCGGGACGCGACGGGTGGCCGAGGCGGCGGCACGCGCGCCGCGCCGCCCGCACCTGGTCACGCTGTCGATCGTCGGGTGCGCCGAGGTCCCGTACGTCTACTACCGGGCGAAGGCGGCGGCCGACGAGGCGGTGCTCGCCTCCGAGGCCTCGGCGACGGTCGTCGCGGCCACCCAGTTCCACTCGCTGGCCGCGTACTTCGCCCGCCTCGGCAGGATCGGGCCGGTGGTGCTCGGTCTGCGCGGGATGCGCATCCAGCCCGTGGAGATCGACTGGGTGGCGCAGCGCCTGGCCGAGATCGCCGTCGGCCAGGCCCCCTCTGACGCGGTCCGCGGCCCGGACCTGACCGGGCCGGCCTCCTTCGACGTGGCGACGATCTCCCGGCTGGTCGCCGAGCACCACGGTCGGCGGGCGCCGCGGCCGGTGGCGCTGCCGGCGCCGGGGCGGACGCTGGGCGGCTTCGCCGGGGGCGCGATCCTGCCCGGGCCGGACGCCGAGGTGGGCGGTCTCCCCTTCGCCGAGTGGTTGGCGGCGCAGCCGGTGCCGCTGCGCGGCCGCTGA
- the ilvD gene encoding dihydroxy-acid dehydratase, with product MPELRSKTTTHGRNMAGARALWRATGMGENDFGKPIVAIANSFTQFVPGHVHLKDMGQLVAGAIEEAGGVGKEFNTIAVDDGIAMGHAGMLYSLPSREVIADAVEYMVQAHCADALVCISNCDKITPGMLLAALRLNIPTVFVSGGPMEAGKAIIGEDGTAQTRLDLVDAMIKSVDENVSDEEITTIEQSACPTCGSCSGMFTANSMNCLTEALGLSLPGNGSTLATASARRELFLDAGRLVVDLCRDYYDGDDDSVLPRSIAGKPAFANAMRLDIAMGGSTNTILHLLAAAQEAGVDFDQHDIDALSRVTPCLVKVAPNSGDYYMEDVHRAGGIAAILGELHRGGMLDESVRAVHSRSVKEWLGDWDIRSGTATDKALELFHAAPGGVRTTEAFSSTNRWSSLDTDSEGGCIRSVEHAYTAEGGLAVLTGNLAADGCIVKTAGVPEHQWNFTGPAKVAESQEDAVTMILSKEIQEGDVVVVRYEGPKGGPGMQEMLYPTSYLKGVGLGPKCALITDGRFSGGSSGLSIGHVSPEAAAGGVIGLVRDGDMIEFDIPNRRVQLLVPDEELDARRAEQDAKGWQPVARERPISAALKIFAKFAQSADKGAARLVD from the coding sequence ATGCCCGAGCTGCGTTCCAAGACCACCACCCACGGCCGCAACATGGCCGGCGCCCGCGCCCTGTGGCGGGCCACCGGCATGGGGGAGAACGACTTCGGCAAGCCGATCGTGGCGATCGCCAACTCCTTCACCCAGTTCGTCCCCGGCCACGTCCACCTCAAGGACATGGGCCAGCTCGTCGCCGGCGCCATCGAGGAGGCCGGCGGGGTCGGCAAGGAATTCAACACCATCGCCGTCGACGACGGCATCGCCATGGGTCACGCCGGCATGCTCTACAGCCTGCCCAGCCGCGAGGTCATCGCCGACGCCGTCGAGTACATGGTCCAGGCGCACTGCGCCGACGCGCTGGTCTGCATCTCCAACTGCGACAAGATCACGCCCGGCATGCTGCTGGCCGCGCTCCGGCTGAACATCCCCACCGTCTTCGTCTCCGGCGGCCCGATGGAGGCCGGCAAGGCGATCATCGGCGAGGACGGCACCGCGCAGACCCGCCTCGACCTCGTCGACGCGATGATCAAGTCCGTCGACGAGAACGTCTCCGACGAGGAGATCACCACCATCGAGCAGTCGGCCTGCCCGACCTGCGGCTCCTGCTCGGGGATGTTCACCGCGAACTCGATGAACTGCCTCACCGAGGCGCTCGGCCTCTCGCTGCCGGGCAACGGCTCCACGCTGGCCACCGCCTCGGCCCGTCGCGAGCTCTTCCTCGACGCCGGCCGGCTGGTCGTCGACCTGTGCCGCGACTACTACGACGGCGACGACGACTCGGTGCTGCCGCGCTCGATCGCCGGCAAGCCCGCCTTCGCCAACGCGATGCGCCTGGACATCGCCATGGGCGGCTCGACAAACACGATCCTGCACCTGCTGGCGGCGGCCCAGGAGGCCGGCGTCGACTTCGACCAGCACGACATCGACGCGCTCAGCCGGGTCACACCGTGCCTGGTCAAGGTCGCCCCGAACTCCGGCGACTACTACATGGAGGACGTGCACCGTGCCGGCGGGATCGCCGCCATCCTCGGCGAGCTGCACCGCGGCGGCATGCTGGACGAGTCGGTGCGTGCGGTGCACAGCCGCTCGGTCAAGGAGTGGCTCGGCGACTGGGACATCCGCTCCGGCACCGCCACCGACAAGGCGCTCGAGCTCTTCCACGCGGCCCCCGGCGGCGTGCGCACCACCGAGGCCTTCAGCTCGACCAACCGGTGGAGCAGCCTGGACACCGACAGCGAGGGCGGCTGCATCCGCTCGGTCGAGCACGCCTATACCGCCGAGGGCGGCCTGGCCGTGCTCACCGGCAACCTCGCCGCCGACGGCTGCATCGTCAAGACCGCCGGCGTGCCCGAGCACCAGTGGAACTTCACCGGCCCGGCCAAGGTCGCCGAGAGCCAGGAGGACGCGGTGACGATGATCCTCTCCAAGGAGATCCAGGAGGGCGACGTCGTGGTCGTGCGCTACGAGGGCCCGAAGGGGGGACCGGGCATGCAGGAGATGCTCTACCCGACCTCCTACCTCAAGGGCGTCGGTCTCGGCCCGAAGTGCGCGCTGATCACCGACGGCCGCTTCTCCGGCGGCAGCTCCGGGCTGTCCATCGGGCACGTCTCCCCGGAGGCCGCGGCCGGTGGCGTCATCGGGCTGGTCCGCGACGGCGACATGATCGAGTTCGACATCCCGAACCGGCGGGTGCAGCTGCTCGTGCCCGACGAGGAGCTCGACGCCCGCCGCGCCGAGCAGGACGCGAAGGGGTGGCAGCCGGTCGCCCGGGAGCGGCCGATCTCGGCGGCGCTGAAGATCTTCGCGAAGTTCGCCCAGTCCGCCGACAAGGGTGCCGCGCGCCTGGTCGACTGA
- a CDS encoding 3-isopropylmalate dehydrogenase — protein sequence MTQQSFDIAVIGGDGIGPEVVAEGLKVIDAVGGDVTVRTTEYDLGATRWHRTGETLPDSVLSELRGHDGILLGAIGDPGVPSGVLERGVLLPLRFALDHYVNLRPAKLFPGVTSPLADHVTSKGLDFVVVREGTEGPYTGNGGALRVGTPAEVATEVSVNTRFGIERVVRDAFARAQARPRQHLTLVHKHNVLTHAGHLWRRTVEEVGAEFPDVETAYQHVDAATIFLATDPARFDVIVTDNLFGDIITDIAAAVAGGIGLAASGNINPTRESPSMFEPVHGSAPDIAGQGKADPTAAILSASMLLAHLGLGAQAERVETAVAADLAERGTASRATSQIGDAIAARL from the coding sequence ATGACGCAGCAGAGCTTCGACATCGCAGTCATCGGCGGCGACGGCATCGGCCCCGAGGTGGTCGCCGAGGGCCTGAAGGTCATCGACGCCGTCGGCGGTGACGTCACGGTGCGCACGACCGAGTACGACCTCGGCGCGACCCGCTGGCACCGCACCGGGGAGACCCTGCCGGACTCGGTGCTGTCGGAGCTGCGCGGCCACGACGGGATCCTGCTCGGCGCGATCGGCGACCCGGGAGTGCCCTCGGGCGTGCTGGAGCGCGGGGTGCTGCTGCCGCTGCGCTTCGCCCTGGACCACTACGTCAACCTGCGCCCGGCCAAGCTCTTCCCAGGGGTGACCAGCCCGCTGGCCGACCACGTGACGAGCAAGGGGCTCGACTTCGTCGTCGTCCGCGAGGGCACCGAGGGGCCTTACACCGGCAACGGGGGAGCGCTGCGCGTCGGCACCCCGGCCGAGGTGGCCACCGAGGTCAGCGTCAACACCCGCTTCGGCATCGAGCGGGTCGTCCGCGACGCCTTCGCCCGCGCCCAGGCCCGGCCGCGCCAGCACCTGACCCTGGTGCACAAGCACAACGTGCTCACCCACGCCGGGCACCTGTGGCGGCGCACCGTCGAAGAGGTCGGCGCCGAGTTCCCCGACGTGGAGACCGCCTACCAGCACGTCGACGCGGCGACGATCTTCCTGGCCACCGACCCGGCCCGCTTCGACGTCATCGTCACCGACAACCTCTTCGGCGACATCATCACCGACATCGCCGCGGCGGTCGCCGGAGGCATCGGCCTGGCCGCCAGCGGCAACATCAACCCGACCCGCGAGTCGCCCAGCATGTTCGAGCCGGTGCACGGCTCGGCGCCGGACATCGCCGGCCAGGGCAAGGCCGACCCGACCGCCGCGATCCTCTCCGCCTCGATGCTGCTGGCCCACCTCGGGCTGGGCGCGCAGGCGGAGCGGGTCGAGACCGCGGTGGCCGCCGACCTCGCCGAGCGCGGCACCGCCTCGCGCGCCACGAGCCAGATCGGGGACGCGATCGCCGCGCGTCTCTGA
- a CDS encoding class I adenylate-forming enzyme family protein: MSAPPEPMPALRGSLTEAWQQVVAHAPDGLALRHDGTSTTAAELERAAETLAAALADRGVGPGDRVGVQLQNVPEVVMLMLALWRRGAAAVLLNPMYAGDELRHLVTDSGAVGLLVEASRHEEIAALVEGTDVAWLLTVGEGQAGPELDEEQDPEHDLATVLAAHDGRSAEPVAADHDTVALLTYTSGTTGPPKGAMNTHGNLLAVAATSAAVMHLTPADRVLAVAPLFHITGAVIDLATPLLAGAAVILPGRPTPDGAARLIREEAVTCTTGSITVFNGMDRLELPEDTFASVRCLHSGGAPVPPATVERFEQRHGVYIHNIYGMTETSSAVIAVPPGERAPVDATSGSLSIGKALPGVELRIVDPDGRPLPTGEPGELEIAGPAVVPGYWGKPEATAETFPGGRLRTGDGAIIDADGWVHIVDRLKDQINVSGYKVWPREVEDALLGHPAVHEAAVVGEPDDYSGERVVAHLTLAEGADVDADELIAFARERLARYKAPREVHLVEELPKTLTGKIQRRALRDGATRT; this comes from the coding sequence ATGTCCGCCCCGCCCGAGCCGATGCCCGCCCTGCGCGGGTCGCTGACCGAGGCCTGGCAGCAGGTCGTCGCCCACGCCCCCGACGGCCTCGCGTTGCGCCACGACGGCACGAGCACGACCGCGGCGGAGCTGGAGCGGGCCGCCGAGACGCTCGCGGCCGCGCTCGCCGACCGCGGGGTCGGCCCCGGCGACCGTGTCGGGGTGCAGCTGCAGAACGTCCCCGAGGTCGTGATGCTGATGCTCGCCCTGTGGCGGCGCGGGGCGGCCGCGGTGCTGCTCAACCCGATGTACGCCGGCGACGAGCTGCGCCACCTGGTCACCGACTCCGGCGCCGTCGGCCTGCTCGTCGAGGCGAGTCGCCACGAGGAGATCGCGGCTCTCGTCGAGGGCACCGACGTCGCCTGGCTGCTGACGGTCGGCGAGGGACAGGCCGGCCCGGAGCTGGACGAGGAGCAGGACCCGGAGCACGACCTGGCCACCGTGCTCGCCGCCCACGACGGACGCTCCGCCGAGCCGGTCGCGGCCGACCACGACACGGTCGCCCTGCTCACCTACACCTCCGGCACCACCGGACCGCCGAAGGGGGCGATGAACACCCACGGCAACCTGCTCGCCGTCGCCGCCACCAGCGCCGCGGTGATGCACCTGACCCCCGCCGACCGGGTGCTCGCGGTGGCGCCGCTCTTCCACATCACCGGCGCCGTCATCGACCTGGCCACCCCGCTGCTGGCCGGTGCCGCGGTGATCCTTCCGGGCCGACCCACCCCGGACGGCGCCGCCCGGCTCATCCGGGAGGAGGCGGTCACCTGCACCACCGGCTCGATCACCGTCTTCAACGGGATGGATCGCCTCGAGCTGCCCGAGGACACCTTCGCCAGCGTGCGCTGCCTGCACTCCGGCGGGGCACCGGTGCCGCCCGCCACCGTGGAGCGCTTCGAGCAGCGGCACGGCGTCTACATCCACAACATCTACGGGATGACCGAGACCAGCTCCGCGGTGATCGCCGTGCCGCCGGGGGAGCGGGCACCGGTGGACGCGACCAGCGGCAGCCTGTCCATCGGCAAGGCGCTGCCCGGGGTCGAGCTGCGGATCGTCGACCCGGACGGGCGCCCGCTGCCGACCGGGGAGCCTGGCGAGCTGGAGATCGCCGGGCCCGCCGTCGTCCCCGGCTACTGGGGCAAGCCCGAGGCGACGGCCGAGACCTTCCCCGGTGGGCGGCTGCGCACCGGCGACGGCGCGATCATCGACGCCGACGGCTGGGTGCACATCGTCGACCGGCTCAAGGACCAGATCAACGTCTCCGGCTACAAGGTCTGGCCGCGCGAGGTCGAGGACGCGCTGCTGGGGCACCCGGCGGTGCACGAGGCGGCGGTCGTCGGCGAGCCGGACGACTACTCCGGCGAACGGGTGGTCGCCCACCTGACCCTGGCCGAGGGCGCGGACGTCGACGCCGACGAGCTCATCGCCTTCGCCCGGGAGCGGCTGGCCCGCTACAAGGCGCCGCGCGAGGTGCACCTCGTCGAGGAGCTCCCGAAGACCCTCACCGGCAAGATCCAGCGTCGCGCGCTGCGCGACGGCGCTACCCGCACCTGA
- a CDS encoding VTT domain-containing protein encodes MDELTSDWPVWLAFGFLFLVALLRGTLTFAIGRGIRSAGDRSRAAEQLERPALQRAERFVRRVGPPAVSLGFLTVGFQTAINLSAGLLRMPWTRFLPAVVVGALLWATIYTTIGFAVIDAFLGRLSWCWALAALGAVLVVFLVNRRLAGPRSR; translated from the coding sequence GTGGACGAGCTCACGAGCGACTGGCCGGTCTGGCTGGCGTTCGGCTTCCTCTTCCTCGTCGCGCTGCTGCGCGGCACCCTCACCTTCGCCATCGGCCGCGGCATCCGGAGCGCCGGCGACCGCTCCCGGGCCGCCGAGCAGCTGGAGCGACCGGCTCTGCAGCGGGCGGAACGTTTCGTGCGCCGGGTCGGGCCGCCGGCGGTGAGCCTCGGCTTCCTCACCGTCGGCTTCCAGACCGCGATCAACCTCAGCGCGGGGCTGCTGCGGATGCCCTGGACGCGCTTCCTGCCCGCCGTCGTCGTCGGCGCCCTGCTCTGGGCGACCATCTACACAACCATCGGCTTCGCGGTGATCGACGCCTTCCTCGGCCGGCTGTCCTGGTGCTGGGCGCTGGCGGCGCTGGGTGCCGTGCTCGTCGTGTTCCTCGTCAACCGTCGCCTCGCCGGACCGCGGTCCCGGTAA
- the ilvN gene encoding acetolactate synthase small subunit, with product MSNRHTLSVLVEDKPGVLARISALFSRRGFNIESLAVGPTEHPEISRMTVVVDVDLLPLEQVTKQLNKLVEVLKVVELDPLSAVNREVVLVKVRADASTRSSILETAQIFKAKVLDATAESMILETTGNADKIASMLEILEPYGIKEIVQSGMVAVNRGPRSITDRARH from the coding sequence ATGAGCAACCGGCACACCTTGTCCGTCCTCGTCGAGGACAAGCCCGGCGTCCTGGCGCGCATCTCGGCGCTCTTCTCCCGGCGCGGCTTCAACATCGAGAGCCTCGCCGTGGGGCCGACCGAGCACCCGGAGATCTCCCGGATGACCGTGGTCGTCGACGTCGACCTGCTGCCGCTGGAGCAGGTGACCAAGCAGCTCAACAAGCTCGTCGAGGTGCTCAAGGTCGTCGAGCTCGACCCGCTGTCCGCGGTCAACCGCGAGGTCGTCCTCGTCAAGGTCCGCGCCGACGCCTCCACCCGCAGCTCGATCCTGGAGACCGCGCAGATCTTCAAGGCGAAGGTGCTCGACGCCACCGCCGAGTCGATGATCCTCGAGACCACCGGCAACGCGGACAAGATCGCCTCGATGCTGGAGATCCTCGAGCCCTACGGGATCAAGGAGATCGTCCAGTCCGGGATGGTCGCCGTGAACCGCGGGCCGCGCTCGATCACCGACCGCGCCCGGCACTGA
- a CDS encoding TIGR00366 family protein — MLSTLSRPLSRFVERYIPGPMVLAVLLTIITMIMALVLTPASPREVIMGWGDGLIGLLAFMTQVSLVLLLGYTLANTRPVHRLLVRVASVPRSPRQAYGFVALIGGLASLISFGLGLIVAGVMAVEVARVFRERREPLHYPLLVASGYSGFVVWHMGYSGSGPLNAATEGGAYTDLPGGLVAITETTFSSWNIIATIVTLVVVIGSMMLLAPRAGETVTVAPEAVFEEPIDTDPTPEDHEEHTPADRIERLRAVPLIMGVLLGTYLVLYFMDNGFNLTLDIVNWTFLALILLLVGNARELAGLVARGGRAVGEVLLQYPLYAGIIGMMGATGLVEKISQWFIDISSAGTLGLLTFLSAGLLNMFVPSGGGQFELMAPLFAGAAEAQGVDQSVVIMAIAYGDQWTNMIQPFWAIPMLAVAGLKVRDILGYTLVTLILSGIVFAGTLLILGAG, encoded by the coding sequence GTGCTGTCGACCCTCTCCCGCCCGCTCAGCCGATTCGTCGAGCGCTACATCCCCGGACCGATGGTCCTGGCCGTGCTGCTGACGATCATCACGATGATCATGGCCCTCGTGCTGACCCCGGCCTCGCCGCGCGAGGTCATCATGGGCTGGGGCGACGGGCTCATCGGGCTGCTCGCCTTCATGACCCAGGTCAGCCTGGTGCTGCTGCTCGGCTACACCCTGGCCAACACCCGCCCGGTGCACCGTCTCCTCGTGCGGGTCGCCTCGGTCCCGCGCAGCCCGCGCCAGGCCTACGGCTTCGTCGCGCTCATCGGCGGGCTGGCCTCGCTGATCAGCTTCGGGCTCGGGCTCATCGTCGCCGGGGTCATGGCCGTCGAGGTGGCGCGCGTCTTCCGGGAGCGCCGAGAGCCGCTGCACTACCCGCTGCTCGTCGCCTCCGGCTACAGCGGCTTCGTCGTCTGGCACATGGGCTACTCCGGCTCCGGCCCGCTCAACGCCGCCACCGAAGGGGGCGCCTACACCGACCTCCCGGGCGGTCTCGTGGCGATCACCGAGACCACCTTCTCCAGCTGGAACATCATCGCGACCATCGTCACCCTGGTGGTCGTCATCGGGTCGATGATGCTGCTCGCCCCGCGGGCCGGCGAGACGGTCACGGTCGCCCCCGAGGCCGTCTTCGAGGAGCCGATCGACACCGACCCGACGCCCGAGGACCACGAGGAGCACACCCCCGCCGACCGCATCGAGCGGCTGCGTGCGGTGCCGCTGATCATGGGCGTGCTGCTGGGCACCTACCTCGTCCTGTACTTCATGGACAACGGCTTCAACCTCACCCTGGACATCGTCAACTGGACCTTCCTCGCGCTGATCCTGCTGCTCGTCGGCAACGCCCGCGAGCTCGCCGGGCTGGTCGCCCGCGGCGGTCGGGCGGTCGGCGAGGTGCTGCTGCAGTACCCGCTCTACGCCGGGATCATCGGCATGATGGGGGCCACCGGGCTGGTGGAGAAGATCAGCCAGTGGTTCATCGACATCAGCTCGGCCGGGACCCTCGGGCTGCTCACCTTCCTCTCCGCGGGGCTGCTCAACATGTTCGTCCCCTCCGGCGGGGGCCAGTTCGAGCTCATGGCGCCGCTCTTCGCCGGGGCCGCCGAGGCGCAGGGGGTCGACCAGTCGGTGGTCATCATGGCCATCGCCTACGGCGACCAGTGGACGAACATGATCCAGCCCTTCTGGGCGATCCCGATGCTCGCGGTGGCCGGGCTCAAGGTGCGCGACATCCTCGGCTACACCCTGGTGACGCTCATCCTCTCCGGCATCGTCTTCGCCGGGACCCTGCTCATCCTCGGCGCCGGCTGA
- the ilvC gene encoding ketol-acid reductoisomerase produces the protein MAEIYYDDDADLSLLQGRKVAVIGYGSQGHAHALNLRDSGVDVRIGLKEGSRSRAKAEEEGLTVLTPRAAAEESDVIVILAPDQAQRSLYAEEIEPVLTEGDALVFAHGFNIRFGYIQPPAGVDVILIAPKAPGHTVRREYVAGRGIPDIIAVEQDASGQAWELAKAYAKGIGGTRAGVIKTTFTEETETDLFGEQAVLCGGMSHLVQAGFETLTEAGYQPEIAYFEVLHEMKLIVDLMFEGGIAKQRWSISDTAEYGDYVSGPRVIDAGVKERMQGVLADIQDGSFAKRFIDDQDNGATEFQQLRQEEAGHPIEATGKTLRSHFAWQQTDDDYTEGSAAR, from the coding sequence ATGGCCGAGATCTACTACGACGACGACGCCGACCTGAGCCTGCTGCAGGGACGCAAGGTGGCCGTCATCGGCTACGGCTCCCAGGGCCACGCGCACGCCCTCAACCTGCGCGACTCCGGCGTGGACGTGCGGATCGGCCTCAAGGAGGGCAGCCGCAGCCGGGCCAAGGCCGAGGAGGAGGGCCTGACCGTGCTCACCCCGCGGGCGGCCGCCGAGGAGTCCGACGTCATCGTCATCCTCGCCCCGGACCAGGCTCAGCGCTCGCTCTACGCCGAGGAGATCGAGCCGGTGCTCACCGAGGGCGACGCGCTCGTCTTCGCGCACGGCTTCAACATCCGCTTCGGCTACATCCAGCCACCGGCCGGCGTCGACGTCATCCTCATCGCGCCGAAGGCCCCGGGCCACACGGTGCGCCGCGAGTACGTCGCCGGGCGCGGCATCCCGGACATCATCGCCGTCGAGCAGGACGCCTCCGGGCAGGCCTGGGAGCTGGCCAAGGCCTACGCCAAGGGCATCGGCGGCACCCGCGCCGGGGTCATCAAGACCACCTTCACCGAGGAGACCGAGACCGACCTCTTCGGTGAGCAGGCGGTGCTCTGCGGCGGGATGAGCCACCTCGTCCAGGCCGGATTCGAGACCCTCACCGAGGCGGGCTACCAGCCGGAGATCGCCTACTTCGAGGTGCTGCACGAGATGAAGCTCATCGTCGACCTCATGTTCGAGGGTGGCATCGCCAAGCAGCGCTGGTCGATCTCGGACACCGCCGAGTACGGCGACTACGTCTCCGGCCCGCGGGTCATCGACGCCGGGGTGAAGGAGCGGATGCAGGGCGTGCTCGCCGACATCCAGGACGGCTCCTTCGCCAAGCGCTTCATCGACGACCAGGACAACGGGGCCACCGAGTTCCAGCAGCTGCGCCAGGAGGAGGCCGGTCACCCGATCGAGGCCACCGGCAAGACCCTGCGCAGCCACTTCGCCTGGCAGCAGACCGACGACGACTACACCGAGGGCTCTGCCGCCCGCTGA
- a CDS encoding branched-chain amino acid aminotransferase — MTQLTFATESNPSPVSAADREAILADPGFGNHFTDHMVSVVWRKDSGWGDARVHPFGPIQISPAAAVLHYAQEVFEGMKAYRHEDGSVWTFRPDKNAARMARSCSRLALPELPEADFVESLRQIVTTDKAWVPAYGTGETSLYLRPFMFASESFLGVRPAHEVTYSVIASPAGAYFSGGLKPITLWVSQHFARAGQGGTGAAKTGGNYASSLAGQLEGIAQGCDQAVFLDSATQTYIEELGGMNLFFVMKDGRLRTPELTGSILEGVTRDSILELAKDLDLQPEEGRIALQEWKDGVASGEITEVFACGTAAVITPVGELRWEGGSVPSTAGEGGGEVTKRIRERLLDIQYGRAEDTRGWMTRLA; from the coding sequence ATGACCCAGCTGACCTTCGCCACCGAGAGCAACCCGAGCCCGGTGAGCGCCGCCGACCGTGAGGCGATCCTCGCCGACCCCGGCTTCGGCAACCACTTCACCGACCACATGGTCAGCGTGGTGTGGCGCAAGGACTCCGGCTGGGGCGACGCGCGGGTGCACCCCTTCGGCCCGATCCAGATCAGCCCGGCCGCCGCCGTCCTGCACTACGCGCAGGAGGTCTTCGAGGGGATGAAGGCCTACCGCCACGAGGACGGCTCGGTGTGGACCTTCCGCCCCGACAAGAACGCCGCGCGGATGGCCCGCTCCTGCTCCCGGCTGGCCCTGCCGGAGCTGCCCGAGGCCGACTTCGTGGAGTCGCTGCGCCAGATCGTCACCACCGACAAGGCCTGGGTGCCTGCCTACGGCACCGGCGAGACCAGCCTCTACCTGCGACCCTTCATGTTCGCCTCGGAGTCCTTCCTCGGGGTCCGACCGGCGCACGAGGTCACCTACTCGGTCATCGCCAGCCCGGCCGGTGCGTACTTCTCCGGCGGCCTGAAGCCGATCACCCTGTGGGTCAGCCAGCACTTCGCCCGCGCCGGTCAGGGCGGCACCGGCGCGGCCAAGACCGGCGGCAACTACGCCTCCTCGCTCGCCGGCCAGCTCGAGGGCATCGCCCAGGGCTGCGACCAGGCGGTCTTCCTCGACTCGGCGACCCAGACCTACATCGAGGAGCTGGGCGGGATGAACCTCTTCTTCGTCATGAAGGACGGGCGGCTGCGCACCCCCGAGCTCACCGGCTCCATCCTCGAAGGGGTCACCCGAGACTCCATCCTCGAGCTCGCCAAGGACCTCGACCTGCAGCCCGAGGAAGGGCGGATCGCCCTGCAGGAGTGGAAGGACGGGGTCGCCTCCGGCGAGATCACCGAGGTCTTCGCCTGCGGCACGGCCGCGGTCATCACCCCGGTCGGCGAGCTGCGCTGGGAGGGCGGCTCGGTGCCCTCGACCGCCGGCGAGGGCGGCGGCGAGGTCACCAAGAGGATCCGCGAGCGGCTGCTGGACATCCAGTACGGCCGGGCCGAGGACACCCGTGGCTGGATGACCCGGCTGGCCTGA
- a CDS encoding HAD family hydrolase, whose translation MSTGERVGGGRPRLVATDLDGTLLRDDGTVSARSVAALRAVAAAGIETVLVTARPPRWLHDLAHVVGDRGIAVCGNGAFRYDVADRRVFAERTIDPALVAEVARDLREQLPCTGFAAERATGLAAERMFAAIHDHPEDLVTTDRIEDLGDARVGKLLARNQHLDDEEFLAAATEVVAGRVVLAYSGAGGLAEMSAPGVTKASALAAWSAELGIAADDVWAFGDMPNDLPMLAWAGRSFAVANAHDSVRAATTDTCRANEDDGVARVLEALL comes from the coding sequence ATGAGCACCGGGGAGCGCGTCGGGGGAGGGCGGCCGCGGCTGGTCGCCACCGACCTCGACGGCACCCTGCTGCGCGACGACGGCACCGTCTCGGCGCGCAGCGTGGCCGCGCTCCGGGCGGTCGCCGCGGCCGGCATCGAGACCGTGCTCGTCACCGCCCGTCCGCCGCGCTGGCTGCACGACCTGGCGCACGTCGTCGGCGACCGCGGGATCGCGGTCTGCGGCAACGGCGCCTTCCGCTACGACGTCGCCGACCGCCGGGTGTTCGCCGAGCGCACCATCGACCCGGCCCTGGTCGCCGAGGTGGCCCGTGACCTGCGCGAGCAGCTGCCGTGCACCGGCTTCGCCGCCGAGCGCGCGACCGGCCTGGCCGCCGAGCGGATGTTCGCGGCGATCCACGACCACCCCGAGGACCTGGTCACCACCGACCGGATCGAGGACCTCGGCGACGCCCGGGTCGGCAAGCTGCTCGCCCGCAACCAGCACCTCGACGACGAGGAGTTCCTCGCCGCGGCCACGGAGGTCGTCGCCGGTCGGGTGGTCCTGGCCTACTCCGGCGCCGGCGGCCTGGCCGAGATGTCCGCGCCCGGGGTGACCAAGGCCAGCGCCCTGGCCGCGTGGAGCGCCGAGCTGGGCATCGCCGCCGACGACGTCTGGGCCTTCGGCGACATGCCCAACGACCTGCCGATGCTCGCCTGGGCCGGGCGCTCCTTCGCCGTCGCCAACGCCCACGACAGCGT